The Pseudomonas cavernicola DNA segment GGCGGAGGCAACTGCCGGCGCCTGTCGCGGGTTTCGCCGACACGTTGTTGTCTTTGGCTGGGCCGCTGGCAGAGGCCATCAGCCTGGAGCTGGAGGGCCAGGAAGCTGAGCCGAATCTGCGTGAATTAGCCGGCAATTTCTCCGATCTGGACGGCTATGATTATTTCGTGGCCGATGTTGCCTGGCTGCTGTCGGCCTACGCCTGCTTGCTCGATGCCAAGCGCATTGGCCTGCGCCTGCGGGTACTGGACAAGGCCATGTGCCCGCGCTTTCACGTGGATCATGTACCGCTGCGGCTAATCACCACCTATGCCGGGACCGGCAGTCAGTGGTTGCGCGAGGGTGCGATCGATCGTGCACGGCTTGGCGACCCGGCGGCCGAGCCGCAAGCGCCGGCGCGTATCCAGCAGTTGGCCAGCGGTGAGGTGGCGCTGTTCAAAGGCGAGAAGTGGCTGGGTAATGAAGGCTACGGCATTGTCCATCGCTCGCCGCAACTGGCTGACGGTGAACGGCGCTTGATCCTCACCCTGGATTGGCTGGCTTGAGCGTGCACTGGCAGTAAGCCCAAGGCAGGTGACGGACAGGTGACTAACGGGCCA contains these protein-coding regions:
- a CDS encoding DUF1826 domain-containing protein, whose translation is MLARPLTPRKLTPVARQVLGDSPQVLAEALEEGVNLAVWRRQLPAPVAGFADTLLSLAGPLAEAISLELEGQEAEPNLRELAGNFSDLDGYDYFVADVAWLLSAYACLLDAKRIGLRLRVLDKAMCPRFHVDHVPLRLITTYAGTGSQWLREGAIDRARLGDPAAEPQAPARIQQLASGEVALFKGEKWLGNEGYGIVHRSPQLADGERRLILTLDWLA